A window from Salminus brasiliensis chromosome 7, fSalBra1.hap2, whole genome shotgun sequence encodes these proteins:
- the stmn3 gene encoding stathmin-3 codes for MASTVSAYSEKLMEMSVLSLICSCLHSKPHPQTLGLFEDMEVKSLNKRTSGQAFEVILKSPTDLSPDRPQILSLGAHKKEPSLGELQKKLEAAEERRRSQEQQILKQLAEKREHEKEVLNKAQEVNNNYSKMAEEKLNHKMEVSTENRTAYLSALKQRLKEKELHAAEVRKNKVLQSDLSG; via the exons ATGGCTAGCACCGTATCAG CCTACTCCGAGAAGCTGATGGAGATGTCAGTGCTGTCTCTCATCTGCTCCTGTCTGCACTCCAAGCCTCATCCCCAAACCCTTGGCCTCTTTGAGG ATATGGAAGTGAAGTCCCTGAATAAGCGAACCTCTGGCCAGGCCTTTGAGGTCATCCTAAAGAGCCCTACTGATCTGTCACCGGACCGGCCCCAGATCTTGTCCCTGGGGGCTCACAAGAAGGAGCCCTCATTGGGAGAGCTGCAGAAGAAACTGGAGGCCGCTGAGGAAAGGAGAAGG AGTCAGGAGCAGCAGATTCTGAAGCAGCTGGCTGAGAAGCGGGAGCATGAGAAGGAGGTTCTGAACAAAGCCCAGGAGGTCAACAACAACTACAGCAAGATGGCAGAGGAGAAGCTCAATCACAAAATGGAAGTGAGCACTGAGAACCGCACGGCCTATCTCAGCGCTCTTAAGCAGCGCCTGAAAGAAAAG GAGCTGCATGCTGCAGAGGTGCGCAAGAACAAGGTGCTACAGTCTGATCTCTCAGGCTAA